The following are encoded in a window of Megachile rotundata isolate GNS110a chromosome 2, iyMegRotu1, whole genome shotgun sequence genomic DNA:
- the LOC100875353 gene encoding uncharacterized protein LOC100875353 isoform X1, producing MDAVEINTSDSPQNEEGIVSTVEICRVCLLGNLVMRDLFLENEVASLSAKAMSFANVKMLPGDGLPARVCCVCADKLESAYEFKLQVEQADTVLRERFVTMNIKEELFFDEVEVHLDTRERNEGIEGMRIENHYRDTTETLPPMSQEEKSSLLKDQLDLLQMEKLTENEEGIRVHLCFLEQNNGQVMEEVIDQAISTEQTSEDRLNQEEETVKTVADTSKDDESLKHESREDDCIGRIAPMEHDYILQQECILSDDGQREHQEEEEQPQEQQQLNDSEESFPREDCAEYVNLLVKAADVTNQEDEDEDEDEPGGADDMKPDVKMEEGSPCQNEARRSKRKLVRRNQSIDTKRDSDEENYFENLNLSSRLKNVEDSDKSDKIFFLCYLCDKEFLSKSVLKEHMHTHEEVRKALSLKKTLETLETLETPQKNVSNPVKSPPSGKRSNKCPYCGKQYIYIISFSKHLKKHEREKEEGKEEPMPLEISFHEDEHSLDLDDYEEAQRSNAEFRRRAKGKDGFDRTKTKKPVEEGEFEDEDEEQGQEENEEEERGKEENRGDQGDDGWNREEKEGSQGARTETFACDKCSQKFYTKRGLRKHSVSHVVLKCSVCEEEFDSMEKLRNHRAKHVVEGVLSEQDFEADTEYTIDDRTDDRGTEGKGNDGKAQNGEDGGEVERFETDNRSGKSDRNTETHSGIEYNCKTCCQRFPRKDSLLKHMEQHHERAKTYKCTQCNKTFGNELTLRNHLIATDHKTFVHGQEYDPNKRIKRVAARAAQKIIDQIKTEDGFLEDYDDDDDEDDQSNVRLDRVGSGLDGRGKRDTSMQKKHNYKKELECVSCNKKCCSKQSLAKHMEQHVKDERTVKLEKQKQPAEKKGQRNCTGERVDNGENKDDDYDSDFESGLDWPMDNHECAKCKKRYSTKKSLLRHQLLHEEPNFECDICNVKFYRKDKLKAHYDKCSEKNPDQVRKCNICGDSFENNEILREHRSKHVTEGILTEEDLRDTEPRPEEKKPGEKIGRKRRTDIVGLECTECNKRYTSRKGLLRHIQVHEGKKYLCDICPKKFYRREHLKIHVAKHNMIKPYKCTRCTKRFIKEEQLTNHLSKHDRTFKKNKETDSSKRFLCEICSKSFTQSTTLIAHLRAHNGIKPYVCEVCSRPFTTNAYLKMHMRTHTQERPYICQYCSRAFARADTLANHLTSHTGEAKYHCKYCPKNFRRLKSLKEHVFIHTGQRPYACPTCDRRFNNNGSRYAHSKRCKQNFVQNQTQNQNQNQNRGQILATQAQSIQTQQKVLHQATLGQCQVVKAQNIKTITITRQSEPVTAQQVMQHQEILMPLILPLTVTLADVGEEVILPEGSKIFTTT from the exons ATGGACGCCGTAGAAATAAATACATCGGATTCACCGCAAAACGAAGAAGGCATCGTGTCGACGGTAGAAATATGCCGTGTTTGCCTTCTTGGTAATCTAGTAATGCGAGACTTGTTTCTGGAAAACGAGGTTGCTTCTCTTTCGGCAAAAGCGATGAGTTTCGCTAACGTTAAG ATGTTACCCGGAGATGGTTTACCAGCTCGCGTATGCTGCGTGTGCGCGGACAAACTGGAATCTGCATACGAATTTAAATTACAAGTGGAACAAGCGGATACCGTGCTCAGAGAAAGATTTGTCACTATGAATATAAAGGAAGAGCTGTTCTTCGATGAAGTCGAAGTACACTTGGATACCAGAGAACGAAACGAGGGTATAGAAGGAATGCGTATAGAGAATCATTATCGGGATACTACGGAAACTTTACCACCAATGTCTCAGGAAGAGAAATCGTCTCTACTGAAGGATCAGCTGGATCTGTTACAAATGGAAAAACTAACCGAAAATGAAGAGGGTATTAGAG TCCATTTATGTTTCCTAGAGCAGAACAATGGCCAAGTAATGGAAGAAGTGATCGATCAAGCGATTAGCACGGAACAGACATCGGAGGATCGTCTAAACCAGGAAGAAGAGACCGTTAAAACTGTCGCGGATACCTCGAAAGACGACGAATCATTGAAACATGAAAGCAGGGAGGACGATTGCATCGGAAGGATTGCGCCGATGGAACACGATTATATATTGCAACAGGAGTGTATATTGTCCGACGATGGTCAGCGAGAACatcaagaagaagaagaacaacCTCAAGAACAGCAGCAGCTTAACGATTCCGAAGAATCGTTTCCGCGAGAAGATTGCgcggaatatgtaaatttattggTAAAGGCGGCCGATGTAACGAATCAGGAAGACGAAGACGAGGACGAGGATGAACCCGGAGGTGCGGACGATATGAAACCGGATGTAAAAATGGAAGAAGGGTCTCCGTGTCAGAACGAAGCTAGGAGAAGTAAACGTAAGCTGGTCCGTCGAAACCAAAGTATAGACACGAAACGAGACTCCGACGAAGAAAATTATTTCGAAAATCTAAATTTAAGTTCGAGATTAAAAAATGTCGAAGATTCCGATAAATCCGATAAGATATTTTTCCTATGTTACCTGTGCGACAAAGAGTTTTTGTCAAAGAGCGTTTTGAAGGAGCATATGCACACTCACGAGGAAGTTAGAAAAGCATTGTCCCTAAAAAAGACGTTAGAGACATTAGAAACGTTAGAAACGCCGCAAAAAAATGTTAGTAATCCCGTGAAATCGCCGCCGTCGGGTAAAAGATCGAATAAATGCCCTTACTGTGGCAAACAGTACATCTATATAATTTCGTTTAGTAAGCACTTGAAGAAACACGAACGGGAGAAGGAAGAGGGAAAGGAAGAGCCGATGCCGTTAGAAATTTCGTTTCACGAGGACGAGCATAGTTTGGATCTCGACGATTACGAGGAGGCGCAGCGTTCGAATGCCGAATTTCGAAGAAGAGCCAAAGGAAAAGACGGTTTCGACAGAACGAAGACGAAGAAACCGGTAGAAGAAGGCGAGTTcgaggacgaggacgaggaACAAGGGCAGGAGGAGAATGAAGAGGAAGAAAGGGGGAAGGAAGAGAATAGGGGTGATCAAGGAGACGACGGTTGGAACAGAGAAGAGAAAGAAGGAAGTCAGGGTGCGCGCACGGAAACGTTCGCCTGCGATAAATGCTCGCAGAAATTCTATACCAAGCGCGGTTTACGGAAACACTCGGTTTCGCACGTTGTTCTTAAATGTAGCGTTTGCGAAGAAGAATTCGATTCGATGGAAAAGCTTAGAAACCATCGTGCAAAGCACGTGGTCGAAGGTGTATTGAGCGAACAAGATTTCGAAGCGGATACGGAGTACACGATCGACGATAGAACCGACGATCGCGGAACAGAGGGGAAAGGAAACGATGGAAAGGCCCAAAATGGAGAGGATGGGGGCGAAGTGGAACGATTTGAAACGGATAACAGATCGGGGAAGAGCGACAG AAATACGGAGACGCACTCAGGGATCGAGTACAATTGCAAGACGTGTTGTCAGCGGTTTCCGAGGAAAGATTCGTTGCTGAAGCACATGGAACAGCATCACGAACGCGCGAAAACTTACAAGTGTACACAATGTAATAAAACGTTCGGCAACGAACTTACTTTACGAAATCATCTTATAGCCACCGATCATAAAACTTTCGTTCACGGGCAAGAATACGATCCTAATAAACGCATTAAACGAGTCGCCGCGAGAGCGGCTCAGAAGATAATCGATCAGATTAAAACGGAGGACGGTTTTTTAGAGGAttacgacgacgatgacgacgaggACGATCAGAGCAACGTCAGGCTCGATCGCGTCGGTTCAGGGTTAGACGGTCGCGGTAAACGAGACACGTCCATGCAAAAGAAACACAATTACAAGAAGGAGCTGGAATGCGTGAGTTGCAATAAAAAATGCTGTTCGAAGCAGTCGTTGGCAAAACACATGGAACAGCACGTGAAAGACGAACGAACCGTGAAATTGGAAAAGCAGAAACAACCGGCGGAGAAAAAGGGACAACGGAACTGTACCGGCGAACGCGTCGATAACGGGGAGAACAAAGATGACGATTACGACTCGGATTTCGAGAGTGGGTTAGACTGGCCGATGGACAATCACGAGTGTGCCAAGTGTAAGAAACGGTACAGTACGAAAAAATCATTGTTGCGACATCAGTTATTGCACGAGGAGCCGAACTTCGAATGCGACATCTGTAACGTGAAATTCTACCGTAAAGACAAATTGAAGGCTCATTACGACAAGTGTTCGGAAAAGAATCCTGATCAAGTGAGAAAGTGCAACATCTGCGGAGATAGTTTCGAAAACAACGAAATCCTACGGGAGCACAGATCGAAACACGTTACCGAGGGTATCCTTACGGAGGAAGATTTGAGGGATACAGAACCGCGGCCGGAAGAGAAAAAACCGGGCGAGAAAATCGGTCGGAAGAGAAGAACCGACATCGTCGGTTTAGAATGCACCGAATGCAACAAACGATACACCTCGAGGAAAGGACTATTACGACATATTCAAGTTCACGAGGGAAAGAAATACCTGTGCGATATATGTCCGAAAAAGTTTTACAGGAGAGAACATTTGAAGATACACGTggctaagcataatatgataaaACCGTACAAGTGTACTCGTTGCACCAAGCGTTTCATTAAAGAGGAGCAATTGACCAATCATCTGTCGAAGCATGATCGTACTTTCAAGAAGAATAAAGAGACGGATAGTTCGAAGAGGTTCCTTTGCGAGATCTGTTCGAAAAGTTTCACCCAATCGACCACGTTAATCGCTCATCTTCGAGCGCACAACGGGATCAAACCGTACGTTTGCGAAGTTTGTTCGCGACCGTTTACAACGAACGCGTACCTAAAAATGCATATGAGAACGCATACGCAAGAACGACCGTATATCTGTCAGTACTGTTCACGAGCATTCGCCAGGGCCGACACGCTCGCCAATCATTTGACTTCGCACACGGGCGAAGCGAAGTATCATTGCAAATATTGTCCGAAAAATTTCCGCCGTCTCAAGTCCCTGAAAGAGCACGTATTCATTCACACCGGTCAGAGGCCTTACGCTTGTCCAACCTGTGATCGACGGTTCAACAACAACGGAAGTCGTTACGCTCACAGTAAAAGGTGTAAacaaaatttcgttcaaaatcagaCTCAAAACCAAAACCAGAATCAGAATCGTGGTCAGATATTGGCCACGCAAGCGCAATCGATACAAACTCAACAGAAAGTGTTACACCAGGCTACTCTTGGACAATGTCAAGTAGTGAAGGCACAGAATATCAAAACGATCACTATTACCAGACAATCTGAACCGGTTACTGCTCAACAGGTTATGCAACATCAGGAAATACTGATGCCTTTGATTCTTCCGCTTACCGTCACTCTCGCCGACGTTGGCGAAGAAGTTATATTACCAGAGGgaagtaaaatatttactaCCACTTAA
- the LOC100875353 gene encoding uncharacterized protein LOC100875353 isoform X2, translated as MDAVEINTSDSPQNEEGIVSTVEICRVCLLGNLVMRDLFLENEVASLSAKAMSFANVKMLPGDGLPARVCCVCADKLESAYEFKLQVEQADTVLRERFVTMNIKEELFFDEVEVHLDTRERNEGIEGMRIENHYRDTTETLPPMSQEEKSSLLKDQLDLLQMEKLTENEEGIREQNNGQVMEEVIDQAISTEQTSEDRLNQEEETVKTVADTSKDDESLKHESREDDCIGRIAPMEHDYILQQECILSDDGQREHQEEEEQPQEQQQLNDSEESFPREDCAEYVNLLVKAADVTNQEDEDEDEDEPGGADDMKPDVKMEEGSPCQNEARRSKRKLVRRNQSIDTKRDSDEENYFENLNLSSRLKNVEDSDKSDKIFFLCYLCDKEFLSKSVLKEHMHTHEEVRKALSLKKTLETLETLETPQKNVSNPVKSPPSGKRSNKCPYCGKQYIYIISFSKHLKKHEREKEEGKEEPMPLEISFHEDEHSLDLDDYEEAQRSNAEFRRRAKGKDGFDRTKTKKPVEEGEFEDEDEEQGQEENEEEERGKEENRGDQGDDGWNREEKEGSQGARTETFACDKCSQKFYTKRGLRKHSVSHVVLKCSVCEEEFDSMEKLRNHRAKHVVEGVLSEQDFEADTEYTIDDRTDDRGTEGKGNDGKAQNGEDGGEVERFETDNRSGKSDRNTETHSGIEYNCKTCCQRFPRKDSLLKHMEQHHERAKTYKCTQCNKTFGNELTLRNHLIATDHKTFVHGQEYDPNKRIKRVAARAAQKIIDQIKTEDGFLEDYDDDDDEDDQSNVRLDRVGSGLDGRGKRDTSMQKKHNYKKELECVSCNKKCCSKQSLAKHMEQHVKDERTVKLEKQKQPAEKKGQRNCTGERVDNGENKDDDYDSDFESGLDWPMDNHECAKCKKRYSTKKSLLRHQLLHEEPNFECDICNVKFYRKDKLKAHYDKCSEKNPDQVRKCNICGDSFENNEILREHRSKHVTEGILTEEDLRDTEPRPEEKKPGEKIGRKRRTDIVGLECTECNKRYTSRKGLLRHIQVHEGKKYLCDICPKKFYRREHLKIHVAKHNMIKPYKCTRCTKRFIKEEQLTNHLSKHDRTFKKNKETDSSKRFLCEICSKSFTQSTTLIAHLRAHNGIKPYVCEVCSRPFTTNAYLKMHMRTHTQERPYICQYCSRAFARADTLANHLTSHTGEAKYHCKYCPKNFRRLKSLKEHVFIHTGQRPYACPTCDRRFNNNGSRYAHSKRCKQNFVQNQTQNQNQNQNRGQILATQAQSIQTQQKVLHQATLGQCQVVKAQNIKTITITRQSEPVTAQQVMQHQEILMPLILPLTVTLADVGEEVILPEGSKIFTTT; from the exons ATGGACGCCGTAGAAATAAATACATCGGATTCACCGCAAAACGAAGAAGGCATCGTGTCGACGGTAGAAATATGCCGTGTTTGCCTTCTTGGTAATCTAGTAATGCGAGACTTGTTTCTGGAAAACGAGGTTGCTTCTCTTTCGGCAAAAGCGATGAGTTTCGCTAACGTTAAG ATGTTACCCGGAGATGGTTTACCAGCTCGCGTATGCTGCGTGTGCGCGGACAAACTGGAATCTGCATACGAATTTAAATTACAAGTGGAACAAGCGGATACCGTGCTCAGAGAAAGATTTGTCACTATGAATATAAAGGAAGAGCTGTTCTTCGATGAAGTCGAAGTACACTTGGATACCAGAGAACGAAACGAGGGTATAGAAGGAATGCGTATAGAGAATCATTATCGGGATACTACGGAAACTTTACCACCAATGTCTCAGGAAGAGAAATCGTCTCTACTGAAGGATCAGCTGGATCTGTTACAAATGGAAAAACTAACCGAAAATGAAGAGGGTATTAGAG AGCAGAACAATGGCCAAGTAATGGAAGAAGTGATCGATCAAGCGATTAGCACGGAACAGACATCGGAGGATCGTCTAAACCAGGAAGAAGAGACCGTTAAAACTGTCGCGGATACCTCGAAAGACGACGAATCATTGAAACATGAAAGCAGGGAGGACGATTGCATCGGAAGGATTGCGCCGATGGAACACGATTATATATTGCAACAGGAGTGTATATTGTCCGACGATGGTCAGCGAGAACatcaagaagaagaagaacaacCTCAAGAACAGCAGCAGCTTAACGATTCCGAAGAATCGTTTCCGCGAGAAGATTGCgcggaatatgtaaatttattggTAAAGGCGGCCGATGTAACGAATCAGGAAGACGAAGACGAGGACGAGGATGAACCCGGAGGTGCGGACGATATGAAACCGGATGTAAAAATGGAAGAAGGGTCTCCGTGTCAGAACGAAGCTAGGAGAAGTAAACGTAAGCTGGTCCGTCGAAACCAAAGTATAGACACGAAACGAGACTCCGACGAAGAAAATTATTTCGAAAATCTAAATTTAAGTTCGAGATTAAAAAATGTCGAAGATTCCGATAAATCCGATAAGATATTTTTCCTATGTTACCTGTGCGACAAAGAGTTTTTGTCAAAGAGCGTTTTGAAGGAGCATATGCACACTCACGAGGAAGTTAGAAAAGCATTGTCCCTAAAAAAGACGTTAGAGACATTAGAAACGTTAGAAACGCCGCAAAAAAATGTTAGTAATCCCGTGAAATCGCCGCCGTCGGGTAAAAGATCGAATAAATGCCCTTACTGTGGCAAACAGTACATCTATATAATTTCGTTTAGTAAGCACTTGAAGAAACACGAACGGGAGAAGGAAGAGGGAAAGGAAGAGCCGATGCCGTTAGAAATTTCGTTTCACGAGGACGAGCATAGTTTGGATCTCGACGATTACGAGGAGGCGCAGCGTTCGAATGCCGAATTTCGAAGAAGAGCCAAAGGAAAAGACGGTTTCGACAGAACGAAGACGAAGAAACCGGTAGAAGAAGGCGAGTTcgaggacgaggacgaggaACAAGGGCAGGAGGAGAATGAAGAGGAAGAAAGGGGGAAGGAAGAGAATAGGGGTGATCAAGGAGACGACGGTTGGAACAGAGAAGAGAAAGAAGGAAGTCAGGGTGCGCGCACGGAAACGTTCGCCTGCGATAAATGCTCGCAGAAATTCTATACCAAGCGCGGTTTACGGAAACACTCGGTTTCGCACGTTGTTCTTAAATGTAGCGTTTGCGAAGAAGAATTCGATTCGATGGAAAAGCTTAGAAACCATCGTGCAAAGCACGTGGTCGAAGGTGTATTGAGCGAACAAGATTTCGAAGCGGATACGGAGTACACGATCGACGATAGAACCGACGATCGCGGAACAGAGGGGAAAGGAAACGATGGAAAGGCCCAAAATGGAGAGGATGGGGGCGAAGTGGAACGATTTGAAACGGATAACAGATCGGGGAAGAGCGACAG AAATACGGAGACGCACTCAGGGATCGAGTACAATTGCAAGACGTGTTGTCAGCGGTTTCCGAGGAAAGATTCGTTGCTGAAGCACATGGAACAGCATCACGAACGCGCGAAAACTTACAAGTGTACACAATGTAATAAAACGTTCGGCAACGAACTTACTTTACGAAATCATCTTATAGCCACCGATCATAAAACTTTCGTTCACGGGCAAGAATACGATCCTAATAAACGCATTAAACGAGTCGCCGCGAGAGCGGCTCAGAAGATAATCGATCAGATTAAAACGGAGGACGGTTTTTTAGAGGAttacgacgacgatgacgacgaggACGATCAGAGCAACGTCAGGCTCGATCGCGTCGGTTCAGGGTTAGACGGTCGCGGTAAACGAGACACGTCCATGCAAAAGAAACACAATTACAAGAAGGAGCTGGAATGCGTGAGTTGCAATAAAAAATGCTGTTCGAAGCAGTCGTTGGCAAAACACATGGAACAGCACGTGAAAGACGAACGAACCGTGAAATTGGAAAAGCAGAAACAACCGGCGGAGAAAAAGGGACAACGGAACTGTACCGGCGAACGCGTCGATAACGGGGAGAACAAAGATGACGATTACGACTCGGATTTCGAGAGTGGGTTAGACTGGCCGATGGACAATCACGAGTGTGCCAAGTGTAAGAAACGGTACAGTACGAAAAAATCATTGTTGCGACATCAGTTATTGCACGAGGAGCCGAACTTCGAATGCGACATCTGTAACGTGAAATTCTACCGTAAAGACAAATTGAAGGCTCATTACGACAAGTGTTCGGAAAAGAATCCTGATCAAGTGAGAAAGTGCAACATCTGCGGAGATAGTTTCGAAAACAACGAAATCCTACGGGAGCACAGATCGAAACACGTTACCGAGGGTATCCTTACGGAGGAAGATTTGAGGGATACAGAACCGCGGCCGGAAGAGAAAAAACCGGGCGAGAAAATCGGTCGGAAGAGAAGAACCGACATCGTCGGTTTAGAATGCACCGAATGCAACAAACGATACACCTCGAGGAAAGGACTATTACGACATATTCAAGTTCACGAGGGAAAGAAATACCTGTGCGATATATGTCCGAAAAAGTTTTACAGGAGAGAACATTTGAAGATACACGTggctaagcataatatgataaaACCGTACAAGTGTACTCGTTGCACCAAGCGTTTCATTAAAGAGGAGCAATTGACCAATCATCTGTCGAAGCATGATCGTACTTTCAAGAAGAATAAAGAGACGGATAGTTCGAAGAGGTTCCTTTGCGAGATCTGTTCGAAAAGTTTCACCCAATCGACCACGTTAATCGCTCATCTTCGAGCGCACAACGGGATCAAACCGTACGTTTGCGAAGTTTGTTCGCGACCGTTTACAACGAACGCGTACCTAAAAATGCATATGAGAACGCATACGCAAGAACGACCGTATATCTGTCAGTACTGTTCACGAGCATTCGCCAGGGCCGACACGCTCGCCAATCATTTGACTTCGCACACGGGCGAAGCGAAGTATCATTGCAAATATTGTCCGAAAAATTTCCGCCGTCTCAAGTCCCTGAAAGAGCACGTATTCATTCACACCGGTCAGAGGCCTTACGCTTGTCCAACCTGTGATCGACGGTTCAACAACAACGGAAGTCGTTACGCTCACAGTAAAAGGTGTAAacaaaatttcgttcaaaatcagaCTCAAAACCAAAACCAGAATCAGAATCGTGGTCAGATATTGGCCACGCAAGCGCAATCGATACAAACTCAACAGAAAGTGTTACACCAGGCTACTCTTGGACAATGTCAAGTAGTGAAGGCACAGAATATCAAAACGATCACTATTACCAGACAATCTGAACCGGTTACTGCTCAACAGGTTATGCAACATCAGGAAATACTGATGCCTTTGATTCTTCCGCTTACCGTCACTCTCGCCGACGTTGGCGAAGAAGTTATATTACCAGAGGgaagtaaaatatttactaCCACTTAA